GAGCACATCTTGTTATTTTTACGTGCCAGAGACATTCTTGGGTTTTGCACACTGTGCGCCCCCCTCACCCAACCATCTCTCCGTTCCAGTCCCAAAGCCGTGGGTAACTAAACTGGGCCCAGAAGCTGAACATCAAGGTAGGAACTGGGGAGTGCCAGTTCTGATGACTCATAGCCCTCGGGCCTCAGGCATGATAGGCGGCCATCCCTACAACAGTCAGTGGAGAAGACAGAGTGAGTAATTGCCAGCTTCTACTATTGCCTTGGGTGCCTGCCCCACCCACCATCCTATTGCAGCATACTGGTCAGGAGGAGGTTAAATCCAGAAGGTCAAGAAGGGTGGAGTTCTGTGGTatccacacactcccctcagtGCCCAGTGTGTGGGCGTCCCCAGGGGCGGAGCTCTGAGCTGTGGAGTTCCAACTTATCCCACTGACAACACTCCCACAGGAAGGGTTTgtgtaaataagatttttttctcttttttttcttcttttttttttttttttgttttttgcttctgttctacaaataaattaagaaacaaaCTAGAAAACTGTCCACGCCCATTGCAGTCCTTGGGTGTGGGTATACCCTGTCCCTGCAGGGCCAAAAGGGTCCATGGTTTCCTCAAGTCTCGGAGCAGTCCTGGCCCAGGCTGGAGGCAGGAAAGAAGTCGTGACCTCTTGGCAGGCTCAGTCCTGCAGCTGCCCCAAGCAGCCGCACTGTCCCTGGGGCTCGTCCAGGTCTTGGTGCTGGCCGGGAGGGGAGGTGCCTGGCAGGTCTTGGCATGGAGGAACAGAGCTGCTGCAGGGCCTCTCTGGGGAGGGGTTGGCCAAGTAGGCATTCACCAGCTGCATGATCTCTTCCACCTACGAGAGTGCAGAGGGCAGTGCGACAGGGGCCACTGGGTTctcctcatttttttccccctcctccatcCAGGCTTCAGTTTCTCTACAGGGTTCTGCATGCGCTTCTGGTCCTAACAACTTTTCCTGCCTTATCCTCTTCCACTCATTGTGCGCCAGGCATTCTCCCTTCATTCTGCTCCCCTAACATTTGCAGTTCCCACTATCTCTACCTGTGTCCCGGATCTTCCTAAATGTCACCCTCTTTAGAGAATCCCTTGACTGTCCCGGTGCTGTGGGCCCCTCCAGTTAATTCCTGTCACATTACTCTTTCCTTTGTAGCCTTTATCTCTCTTAGTCTTTGAGTCTTTGTTTATGGTCTGACTTCCTCCACTCTGATGTTAGCTCCCTAGGTTTCTCTCTGACCATGTCTGGTTCCCTACTGTCTACTGCTAGACCTGCCTATGTTTCTTGACTTCTAtttttcccttcttcccaccACCCTTCTTCTTACCCACCTGGGGACTCTGCAGGAGGAGCTGGCTTTCGCCCACCCTCAGTGCCAGGGTATGGGGTCCTATTAACTGGCAGGCGGCCACATGGCCATAGCTGACACTGTGGATGGGCTCTGTCTCACCAGGCCTGGAGAGGGACATGGCCTTGGCTCCCAGGCCCAGGCATAGCTTCTGTGGAGCACCTCCACCAGGCTCCTGTGGACAGAGCAGCAAAGTTAGGGTTGAAGGAGGGGACCCCCCCCCCTAcagcatcaatttttttttttgaggtagggtctcgctctagtccaggctgacctggaattcactatgtagtctcaggctggcctcgaactcacagcgatcttcctacctcatcctcttaagtgctgggattaaaggtgtgtgccacctcaccaggCAGCATCAATTTTTGGTAGGGGGAGATGGCTGTGAGTAGGAAGCTTTCTGATGCCCCTGTGAGTCACAGCACTTGGGCCCAGGCTCCAAGAGGGGGAGGCCCCAAGGGCTGGTGATTCTTGGGATTTGAGATGGGCAACTGTATTGGAGGAGGTGATCCTCAATTGTGTGGGTGTGGGTCGGGGGTTGCTGTGGCTCTGGTGCGAAGGTGTGGGGCTCGGGCCGCCAGagtcccttctcccttctccccctcaCCGTGCTCAGCTCCAGAACGTCATACCGAGCAGCTCCGAACCCGGGACACTGCGCCGCCAGAGCCAGGTAGGTAGCCATGGCCTCAGCTCTGCCCATGCCCCGCAGCCGCTTCCAGCCGCCCAGCACCGCAGCCGCCGCCGTGCCACCTCCCGCTTCTTCGTGGGGTGCGCTTCCCGCCAAGCCTCCACGCCGGGACGCACGCTCCGCCCGCCTCTTGGCCAAGCCGGGACTCCAGAGCGCCCCAGCCAGCAGGGCGGTGGAGGCGGGCGGCCTGGGCGCAGGGTGAGCCGGGGGTTCCCGCGGGGGCGGCGGCAGCAGGCGGTCCAGGCGGGGCAGGGGCGCGCGCGGGGAGAAGTCCCGGTGCAGACTCTGCAGGCGCAGCGCCGCCAGGGCGCGCAGCGTGTCGTCGGGCGGGGGCGGCCGGCCTCGCAGGAGCAGAGCGTGGGCCTGCCGGGGAGGGGGTCTGCGTTAGCGAGGGAGGCGACACGGGACAGTGGGACAGTCACCTCTCGGAGCATATGGAATCTGAGGTCTGGATTGGGGAGaagtgaggggggggggaagtCTCGGATTAGATGAGATAGCCCGGGGTAaacgggggagggggaagggaaggaggtccTCACCTGCTCAAAGAGGAAAGGCAATTCGTGACTATCTGGGGACAGCCCCTCAGGGTGCAGAGGTCCGTGAAGACGAAGACACAGTCTCCATCCGGAGTCCGATGAGTCCTCCGGCCCGGCTTCTTCGGAGGCCAGACTGCAGAAGAAAAGGATGAGATGTCACAGAGCCTCCAGGGCCATAGCATGAGATGGGCGGGGcacgtgtgtggggagggggtggggggacaggggTGTCCACGTGCCTGGGGGGCGGGGCCCTGGCCTGGACAGCCTTGAAGCTAGAATGCACACCGTAGGGTTCTGTCCATGAGCCAGCGAAGCCATGGCAAGCCTCCGTAAACCTTTTGCTTAGTGATTGACCGAAGCTAAGTAGATGGGCTAAGATGgagcagggctggggctggacaTTTACTTCTCAAACCTGGTGAGCACGTCGGCTACGAGGGTCCCCCCAGCCAAGGCCCGCTCCTGGGTCCCTCTCTGCTCGTACAGTGCGAATGCATTCCGGCTCCGGGCCAAACCCAGACGTCCCACCAGCTCCCGAGCCACCTACTCgcgagaggggaaaaaaaaaggatcgaggggaaaaaaaggatcggtcaggagagatggcttagcggttaaggcgtttgcctgtaaagccaaaggatcccgattcaattctctaggatccacataagggggtgcatgtgtctggaattagtttgcagtggctggaggccctggtgtgctcattctgtcctttttctctctgcctctttctctaaaataaataaataaataaataaataaataataaatattctatatatatattatattagatatatttaaatatatattttatatatttaaatatttttaaaatatttttaaatatatttaaatatatttattttatatatatatttaaaagatcgtttaggctgggtgtggtggcgcacgcctttaattccagcactcgggaggcagaagtaggaggattgcagtgagttcgaggccaccctgagactccatagtgaattcaggtcagcctgagctagagtgagaccctacctcgaaaaaccaaaaatgaataaataaagatcgTTTTGGATTCTGAAAAGATCTAATACAGCTGTCGGGGTGTCTCTTCCTCTGGTCACTACCATGCACTCTTTTACCCAGGGAAGGAATCTGAGATTTGGGGCAAACCTAATGTCAGGAACCTGGAGAGCCGGGCATTGGGGTCAGGGGAGTTGGTGTTCTTTTGTCTGGCCTCACCTCTCCAGCTGTGGTGTGTGAGTCGATGGCCACCGGACAGGCGCCAGCTCCGGGGCAATGCACAGTGCACAGCAGCTCCTGCCTGCGGCTCAGCGCGGAAATCTCTGCCAACGATGGCACCAGCTCTCGTCCGCGCGTCCGGCCCAGCGCTTTCCGGATGAAGCGCGCGTACTCTGCCAGTTCGGAGTCCGGGAGTGCCTGCTCCGTCCTGAGTCAAAAAGAATCCAAGGACCGATACTCCAAGAgcgctcgctctctccctctctcccccaccccaccttcttTTACTGTAGATTATTTCATGTGGTCAGAGCCAGAAACATAGAGCTCAGTGGTGTAGAGCACGTAAGTATGCTGGAGggcttgggctcaattccccagcctgGAAACGGCAATGATCTCATTTGGTCAGTTTCCTCCCCTCCAATTCGAGTTCTTTGAGGGCAGCCTACACGTATCTCCAGTACTTTGCAAGGATCTGAATTACTGAGTTTTCTGTCAGCTCTCACAATTATCCTTCCCACTTCTGACTTCTTGGTGATCTAGCGATCTTGCCAAACCCTTTGCTAAAATCCGAAATTGAGCCACATTACTATCCTTTCCCtaaaccctgtctttaaaaaaattcctgccaggtgtggtggcacatgcctttaatcccagtccttgggaggcagaggtaagaggatcaccgtgagctcgaggccaccctgagactataaagtgaattccaggtcagtctgtgctagagtaagatcctaactggaaaaacaaaaacaaaacaaacaaacaaaaaacagggctggagggatggcttagccgttagggcacttgcctgtgaagcctgaggacccagattcgattatccaggtcccataaaagccagatggtagcacatgcatctggagttcgtttacagtggctagaggccctggtgtgcccattctctctctaataaataaataataattttttttaaatctctctacGCAAAGGGCAGTCCCTTATTAGAATTCATCTGGTCACAAGTGGGATATGATCTTGTAATTCCCATAAAGGCATTGGATATATTATTAGCACCAGATTTGACTTTGGGAAAGTTTCTCTtcatctctggatctctgttctTCATTTGCCAAACCCTTTGTTAAGATCTGCCCTTCGCCTTCCAGTCCTGTAGACCCTTGGCTGAAGCTACCTCTCTCACCTCTCCAAATGTCCCAGCAGGTGTCCTCGAACAGCTCCACCGGGCCTGAAGGTGCAGCTCATGCAAGTGAGGAGCTGCCAGTACCGCAGGGCCGCAGGGTCTTCAGCAGCAGGGAGCCCAGGGGGACCCGAAGGGCCAGAGGTCTGCTTAGCTAGTTGCAGGAAGAGCTCATCCCGGAGTGCAGGCAGGTCTCCGCAGGTTTGGAGCACACCCTGCATCAGGGGCCCAGGCCGCTGCGCCCCCTCCAGTGCCTGCAGTGCCAGGAACAGCCTAACCGCCTCCTCTCGTAAGGGTGCATAGCCTGGGCCTGTGGGAGGGTGGGGGCGGAGGGATGGTTTGGAGAAGGGACACAGTGCTGCGTCCTGGGAAGAAGGCATGAACCAGAGGAAGGTGGGAGGTTGTATAAGGACAGGGAGAGGGTGGCAAGGGAGGGAAGGGACGAATGACAGGAAGAGTGAAGGGAAAGGAATGGTCCCATCGGGCAAAACGCTCAACCCTTGCCTCCCAGGAATCCCCTCTCCCTATCCTGCTAGACGTTTGGTCAGTAAAGAAGAGAGTAAGACTCAATAAAGGATGTAGATTCAAACTACAGATTCTCTTACTGCGTACTGACAGCCAACactatagcaaataaataaattgattaattaaaaataaaggctggTCTGGGCATCCAGGGgtcttctgtctcccattgagCTCTAGCCGTAGGAGAAGTAGAGCTGGATAAGGACAGCACGTTGCCACAAGTGGTGGCTTTTCCACCATGTATCAAGGTAATATGACCTGGTCTCAAGAGTGTAATGAAAATGAGAGGAGAGAGTGCACTCTATTGCGGGGCCATCAGTGATCAGCTGAGACCTTTAGAGGTGGCGGGATGGGGGGGGgtaggaaggggggaggggaaggctgTTTTCCTGTGTCCCTCTCCACCCTAGGGCAACTCCCATGTTCATCTACACCCTTCGAAAAGTCAGGACACGGGAAAATCCCTGGGGACTCTCAGGTCCATGCTAGTTTACAGCACTGCGATCCTAGGCTTCAGATCCACCCGATCTCACCCCACTGCACCCGAGAGACTGGGGCCTACGGTCTACTCACCTGGAGCACTGACTCCATAGGGCAGGGGCAGGAGTGGGGCGTACAAGGCACCACTGGTGTGCCTCAGGATCGGGTTCCGCCTGTAGATGAGGGCCACCGCCTCTGGGTCCCCACAGCTCTCCTAGAGGTCAGGGAGAGAGCGGtcatgatggaggaagggagctCTCATTGAGCCCATAAAGCTTTTAGGCCCGCCACCCTCCTGGTTCTCGCTGGAGACTTTTCTCACCTGTATGTCCCTGAGCAGTAGTTGAGTGGGGGTCTCCAGTGGAGCCTTGGAGGCGATCACTTCACGCAGTGCCGCCCCCCAGCGCTCGGCCTCTGCCTGGCGAGGAGAGCAGAGCCGCATGCTGTGTTTCCGGCCAGACACAGTCACCGACCACAGACCTGGTGGAAACAGAGGCCGTGGAAGGCAATCGGGGATGGAGAAGGCCCCAGCCCGGGAGGTTGGACGTCTCCCAAGAGGGTCTCACCGGTCTCCTTGGGCCTGCGCTCCGGGCCAGTTACCGAGCACAGGCTCGTGAGCACCAGGCTCCCGAGGCGCCTGGCCCCCTTCCCGCTGCTGCTGAACTGATCCAGAGAGTCTCTCGTGAGCACGAACCAGGCACGTCGAGGGGGCAGCCATGGTCGCGCCCCTCCTCCGCGAGGCTCGCGGTACAGCCAACCTGGGAGAAGACAGGAGGAAGGGAGACTTAACAGGTGGAGGGATGGTTTGGAGAAAGAACGTGGAGGAGAGGTGGGATTGGGCACCTCCAGATTGTGCGCAGGGATCCCCACCTTTCACAATGACGTCGGGGTCGTCCTCAGGCAACCCTTTTTCTGGGATGAGGCTCCAGGTCTCTTCCCAGCTctgcagcctgggccagagaagaAAAGTTGGGCGAAGCTGCTGGGCCTCCACTCTGCCTCCAGGGGGCTCCTTAGTAGGGGCTCCCCGGACTGCCAGGGGTGCCTGCTCCCAAGCTGGGCACACATCCTCCAGACTGTGGGAACCGCGGGGCCGTTCTGACCTTGCACCAGAAATAGCCAggaccccccccccttcctccccgCGCCCCCGGCTGGACCGCCCCCCCCGGGACCCCAGCCAAACCACAGCGTCCGGCGGCACAGGGCCTCTCCCTTATTGCACAACCCCGCGAACGAAGATGGCAAAGATGGGGGTCCTGGGAACTGGCTGGGATGGCAGAGTCGAAACTCACCTGTCTGTGACCTGCCCGCTCCTCGCTGGCTGAGTCAGTGTCACGTCCAGGGGACCCTGGAGAGATGGGCAGGGAAACCCAGCTTAGAAACCCAGGCAACACCTAGGGCAGCATGCACCTAGGACAGCGCAGATCAATCAGGGGACCGAAGAAGCAGCTCAGAAGTTGGGGTCCTGACTACGCGGTGAAAAACCAGGGTTGCTCTGGAATGAATCTCCCCTCCTACGGGTCTCTATGGCACACACAACGTAGCTGCAGCCTAAGAAATTAAGAAATCGAAGCTCTCAGACTTGTCTCCTTTACCCTTTGGAAACGCACCGACGGGTGGGGTAGGGGGAAGGAATACAGGGCACGAAGTCAGACCTGGCTTCCAATACCAGCTGGATCACTAACGCACTACAGGACTTTGCCCAACTCCCCTCCCGTCTCCTGGCTTGAGTTTCCCCATCTTAGAAACTGGAGCGGTAACCAGGTCTTCTCctcattctcctctcctcttcttcttcttttttggtttttcgaagtagggtctcactctagctcaggctgacctggaattcattctcagggtggcctcaaactcacggagatcctcctaccttggcctcccgagggctgggactaaaggcgtacgccaccacgcctagctacccccccccccacttcttttttgaggtagggtctcaccctagcccaagctgacctggaactctataactccaggctggcctcaaactcatggcaatcctcctacctcggcctcccaagtgctgggactaaaagcgtgtgccaccacacccagcttccaagtCCCTTCTTGATGTGGCGGTCTCCTGAGGTTTTCTTTACCCACACCCTGGCTGGCCAGGGCAGAGCACAGTGATGGATGAAGGGGAAACGGACCCTTTTCTCATAAGGCTTTCTCCAATATTTTTGTATATCCATTCTCCTTATGACAGCTCTGGGACTCCGGTGTGAGCAGACATACTACTTACTCCCTTGCGGGGGCTCTGGGAGGCCCAGCCAGGCTGAGCAGCATACACTGCGCAGGTGAGGGGTAGTTTGGGGATTTCTGCCACTCTTTTATACACAACCCACCCCAACCCTGCCCCACAACTTCAACTGTAGATAGCCTGGGGTCTAAGAGAGGCCTtaaacccaaccaagagccaagCTAGGCAGGAACTATGCCATGGTCTTACTGCTTCCAGACTGCTAGAGcctggaggtggggggaggagggagaccaGGGACACCTGTCCCCAAGcttggaagagggggtggaggtGGAGCGCGAGGGAAGCCATGGCATGTTTCACGGAGCAGATCCTGTCCATGCTAAAAGTTTCGTGACACCTGGGTCCTGCATCTTCCCTAGGAGTCCAcccacctctccccccccccccattcttttTGGTAAATTCTGAGCAGGACACCACCATGAGGCAGGTACTGATCACCCCTCAGACCAACTCCCCTAATCTCAGTGCCctgcttccctcctcctcccctctatATTTATCTGCCCTCTGCCTCGCCAGGTGCTGGCGCCTGCGCTGGCGGCGGTACAGCCCGCCCCACCCGGGCACTGAGCCACCGGGTCTGCTGAGGACCCCTGGGCGGGGGATGGGAGCCTGACCGAGGGCACATAGCACACACAAGAGTTTGGTAGCCAGTGGTAAGGTAGGGGCATGAGGTAGGACTTGTTGGGAGATGGAGGTCTTCCACACCAATcgcacctcagtttccccatggaGAGATGTGTATGAATCCAGCAGCCAAGTGTCCTTCACCAACACCCCCCTTCCCCCAGGATTTCCCAAGAGCCTCACCAGAGAACACCGAGAGTTCTGTCCCAAGAGGCCAGATAATGAGGAGAGGTCCTCAGAGGGCCATAGTCCCCAGCTGTCTCTCCGTGGGGTTCCCGCAGCGGACCCCAGTTCTAGGAGACCTTTCCCCCCTCGCCCAGGTTCCCTGGGTGGGAGCTCCCGCATCTGGCCCCAGCGCCGATGAACTGGGAGCAGAGCGGACCCAGGCGTTCGAGCCGCCCAGCCGGCCTCGCCACATTCCTTGGCGCTGGCGGAGGCGGAAGGAGACGGGATGGGACGCGGGCCCGGCGGGGAAGGGAGAGGCAGGGCCAGGTCGGGCCACGCGTGACGCCTCCCCTGCCTCAGGGGCCCCAGCAGGTGGACAGCGCCCAGTGCGCGACGCGAGGCCCCCAGGCACATCCTGAGTAGGGTTGCTCTTGGGGTTCCCGGCGGCGCACGCGGGTGGGGGGGAGAGTTGGGGGGAAACCTCTGGTCTCCAGACTAGAATCTTTCCCCCACACTCCCAGTTCGCCAAGAGAACGGCGTTTGGCTGGAGTCTGGAGCGAGATCAGGCGTGACGGCCGGTTGTAGAGAAAGGGGACTGGACGGGGTTCCAAACCCCCCGGGGCACTTACCCTCCCGCCGCCCGCTGGACTCGGGGTCCGTAGCTCAAAGGTCTCCTCGTCCTCGTCTTCGTCCCCGTCCCCGCTAAGCTCGCCGTCCCCGTAGTCCCGGTGCAGAAGAGTGAAGCCTCGACGGCAGCAGAGAAGCCACCACAGCCCCCCGGGGAGAGGCATCCGGGCGAGCAGCCGGGGGATGGGGGCGCGGGCAGCTTCGGCCGAGCCGCGGGGGGATCCGAGAAACCGGCGGGGCTTCGACTTCcagcaggagaaagaagaggcgggagaggtaggagggggtacagggaggaggcaatgtccagTATACTGGGGTGCAAGAGGATGTTAGCCAGagcctgcggggggggggggcgctcaaTGTCTGAGCCCCCGGAGGGGGTTGGGGGGGAGAGCTTCCAGGGCCGGGGGAAGGGAACAGGGAGCAATGTCCGGAGCTGGGAAGTAGTGTCCGTGGTAGTGTCCAGCCTTGTAGGGGGGCAGTGTCCGGTGCAGTGTCCGTGGTGGGCAGTTGTCCAAGCTCCAGGGAGGGTCGTGTCCGGTAGGGCGTCCGGTGGCCGGGGCCCGGGCGGCGCGCGCTGCGCTCCCTGCAGCCCCGGGACTGGCGCGCTGGGGGCGGGAGCACAGCTCCGGGGACCCCGCCTCCCGtgtctccccccccacctccaccccagacacccccctccctccccaagtCCTCcgccttctcttttctctcctcccttctttacAGGGCAGGGTCCACGTTTCGTCACAGCCTCTTCCGCCCAATCGCTGGGCCTGGCGCTGGGCGCCGTCACCAATCACACGCAGGAAACCGCGGCGGGTTGCATCATGTGCCTCTGGCCGGGTGACAGCCGGGAGGGAGGGGGAGCCGTGAGAGGGTGGCCACACCCCAGCCTCTGAGGTCGGACGCGGGGTGCCGGTGACGTCACGGAAGCCCGCCTTCGGGCTCTGCTTTTAACTCTTGGCTCACCAaccagaaaattttaaaaaattaaattattctttttttttttttaatccctttgAGCAGGCGCTCTGGAGATGGAAGTGTGGCATGAGGCTGGAGGAGGAGAGCCCAGCTGCTGCCCGGGGAGTCTCCTGTCATATCTCGAGGTCCCCCGAGGAAAGGACCGAACCCTCGTCGCCGCGAGGACGCCCGTACCTGCGCGCGACACTCAGCCCCTCCACCTCTGGGGAGTTACGGGGTCCGGTAGGGACGCCAGGAAATGTCAGACCCAGTCTGGAAATAAAAATCGAATTTTTGGTGTACCCAACTGGACCGGGGAGAGTGGCCGAGCATTCCAGCGAATTCTGTGATTGCCACACAGAGTGTAGGGGGTTTAGGGATTGCGAGgacagctgggggagggggggtcccTTCAGGGCAATGCTCTACAATGCTGGGCGACAAGGGGTTAACCAAGGCGACAGGCACGTAGGGCGGGGCCGGGGCCACCTCCGGAGACCGCGGGCGCGCGCACGCGCGGTGCTGACTCAGCGGCGATTCCCGCGGTCACTGGTGGAGAGGGTTCCAGGTCGTCTCCCGAGGGCTGGCGTGCAGCATCCTCTGAGGATCGGCCGCTGCTTCCGGGCCTTCCCTGGATCCTGGCCCCTAGAGGCCCGAGCTTTAGGTCTCTGGCTCCCAGAGGCCCTTTGGAAGGACGACCAACCCGGGCTGGGCGGGGCGGGACGGGGCGAGGACTTCAGACCAGCGCCTCCCCGGAGACTTCATCTGCACACCACGCCCTTCTCACCCCTAGACTCCAGACTGGAGCGGTGGGTCCGGCTCCGCGGACCGGATGTTAAACTGGGAGCACTGTTGCACGTGAGCAGCACCCTGGCTGTGACTACGCGAAACAAAGACCAGGAATTAGTGCACACCCTCTCTAGAGAATGCTGACGGTACCTGCGCTCCGGGTGAGAGGGGCCTTCAAGAGGTTCCCTAGGACTAGAGACGTCACGGTCATAAGCTCCTTTTTGAATCGTAGGCCCAGGTCTGTGGGAAAGTGCTTTCTGTTATCTAACCTACCTCTTTCCTGGGCAAGCGCAACCCATTTCCTCCACTCTCACCCCCAGGGAAAATTGAGAACAGCAAGACCTCCGTCACCAATTCTTCATGGCAATAAGAAAAGTGTCTTGAAAATTTGCAAGTTGCAATTCGCTCCTTGGGGTTTcccaggcttaaaaaaaaaaaaaaagacaggggctggagagatggcttaatggttaaggcatttgcctgtgaagccaaaggaaccaggttcaattccccaggccccacataagccagatgcacaaggggtacatgcgtctggagttcatttacagtggctggaggccctggtgtgcccattctctctgtctgtctctcttctttctctctctgcttgcaaataaataaataaaagttatatttttaaaaagatagaaaaaaaccCACTCcgactcatttctttctttttgacaggATTCTggcttgtagctcaggc
This is a stretch of genomic DNA from Jaculus jaculus isolate mJacJac1 chromosome 9, mJacJac1.mat.Y.cur, whole genome shotgun sequence. It encodes these proteins:
- the Plekhh3 gene encoding pleckstrin homology domain-containing family H member 3 isoform X1; its protein translation is MPLPGGLWWLLCCRRGFTLLHRDYGDGELSGDGDEDEDEETFELRTPSPAGGGRGPLDVTLTQPARSGQVTDRLQSWEETWSLIPEKGLPEDDPDVIVKGWLYREPRGGGARPWLPPRRAWFVLTRDSLDQFSSSGKGARRLGSLVLTSLCSVTGPERRPKETGLWSVTVSGRKHSMRLCSPRQAEAERWGAALREVIASKAPLETPTQLLLRDIQESCGDPEAVALIYRRNPILRHTSGALYAPLLPLPYGVSAPGPGYAPLREEAVRLFLALQALEGAQRPGPLMQGVLQTCGDLPALRDELFLQLAKQTSGPSGPPGLPAAEDPAALRYWQLLTCMSCTFRPGGAVRGHLLGHLERTEQALPDSELAEYARFIRKALGRTRGRELVPSLAEISALSRRQELLCTVHCPGAGACPVAIDSHTTAGEVARELVGRLGLARSRNAFALYEQRGTQERALAGGTLVADVLTRFENLASEEAGPEDSSDSGWRLCLRLHGPLHPEGLSPDSHELPFLFEQAHALLLRGRPPPPDDTLRALAALRLQSLHRDFSPRAPLPRLDRLLPPPPREPPAHPAPRPPASTALLAGALWSPGLAKRRAERASRRGGLAGSAPHEEAGGGTAAAAVLGGWKRLRGMGRAEAMATYLALAAQCPGFGAARYDVLELSTEPGGGAPQKLCLGLGAKAMSLSRPGETEPIHSVSYGHVAACQLIGPHTLALRVGESQLLLQSPQVEEIMQLVNAYLANPSPERPCSSSVPPCQDLPGTSPPGQHQDLDEPQGQCGCLGQLQD
- the Plekhh3 gene encoding pleckstrin homology domain-containing family H member 3 isoform X2, which encodes MPLPGGLWWLLCCRRGFTLLHRDYGDGELSGDGDEDEDEETFELRTPSPAGGGRGPLDVTLTQPARSGQVTDRLQSWEETWSLIPEKGLPEDDPDVIVKGWLYREPRGGGARPWLPPRRAWFVLTRDSLDQFSSSGKGARRLGSLVLTSLCSVTGPERRPKETGLWSVTVSGRKHSMRLCSPRQAEAERWGAALREVIASKAPLETPTQLLLRDIQESCGDPEAVALIYRRNPILRHTSGALYAPLLPLPYGVSAPGPGYAPLREEAVRLFLALQALEGAQRPGPLMQGVLQTCGDLPALRDELFLQLAKQTSGPSGPPGLPAAEDPAALRYWQLLTCMSCTFRPGGAVRGHLLGHLERTEQALPDSELAEYARFIRKALGRTRGRELVPSLAEISALSRRQELLCTVHCPGAGACPVAIDSHTTAGEVARELVGRLGLARSRNAFALYEQRGTQERALAGGTLVADVLTSLASEEAGPEDSSDSGWRLCLRLHGPLHPEGLSPDSHELPFLFEQAHALLLRGRPPPPDDTLRALAALRLQSLHRDFSPRAPLPRLDRLLPPPPREPPAHPAPRPPASTALLAGALWSPGLAKRRAERASRRGGLAGSAPHEEAGGGTAAAAVLGGWKRLRGMGRAEAMATYLALAAQCPGFGAARYDVLELSTEPGGGAPQKLCLGLGAKAMSLSRPGETEPIHSVSYGHVAACQLIGPHTLALRVGESQLLLQSPQVEEIMQLVNAYLANPSPERPCSSSVPPCQDLPGTSPPGQHQDLDEPQGQCGCLGQLQD